In Podospora pseudopauciseta strain CBS 411.78 chromosome 2 map unlocalized CBS411.78m_2, whole genome shotgun sequence, the genomic stretch AACGCTGAGATCGCGGTTGGAGGGCAAGTTAAAAGACCCCTTGGGCTCTTCCTCGGCGTCCTGGTTGCTCGACTGTAAGCTGTTCGACCGCCTCCTGGCAAGTCGCGGGCTAATTCGTGTTGGCTGCGGCTCCTGTGGCTGTGGTTGCCCTCTCTTGCTCCGTCGCGCTGCTACCGACTGCTGGGCGAGCTTGACGCTCACatctggcgaggaggatgatgacgctGCCATTTCGGGTTGCGGTGACATGTGCTCTTGAGAGGATGGCGTCTGGACCGTGATTTCTTCCTCGGCGCTCTTATAAACAGCTCTGGTTTGCGTGGGCGGCTCGGAAAGCTCTAATTGTGCGCTCTTGCCTCTGACGGCCTTTTTCTTGTTCTTATTCCGGTTGCTTGCACGCGTCGCTGCAGCCTTCCGAACAGGCGCACTCAGGACTGACGCGACTTCTTCCGCATCAGACTCGCCCGCGTTGAAGCTCAAATCTGGCGAGCCAGCACTGTTGTTGCCTGGCTGCTCTAGAATAACACCCGCGTCAGCCTGCTGGGTTTCTtgttcctcctcgacatcgtGATCCTCAGGCTCCGCTTGCACCATGCTCTGcagaggggttgggggcAGCTCTGTCTCCCGCATTGCTTCCTGAAACCCTTGGGCGAATGGCGACAGTTTCTTCTGAGATGCAAAAGAGTTGGTGAGAGGAGGCGAGGCAGGGACTTCTTTACCCATTGCTTCATTGTTGGCTGGTGCAGTTGCACCCTCAACCGACTCCAGAGACACCACTGctggcttctcctcgtcgACAACAGGCACCGGGacttcttcctctgcctccttAACAGGCTCCAGATGAACTTCCTCGACAGCATCCGTGTCCTCTTGCTGCTGTGtgtcctccaacacctcttCCTGTGCTTCCTCAGTCGCTTCCTGGTCCATAGCAGCATCCTCTACAAGAATCTCAGTCGTCACCTCCATGATAACAgtctcctcaacaacctcctcaatcaCCTCGGTAATGATCATGCTAGACTCGACCTCTGCTCGTGGCGTCTCTGCTTCCATAGGCGACTCGAAATGCGGCGTTCCCGCATCAAGCATATCAACATCGACGTCATCGTCAACCACCGACATGGGTTCGGCCGTGCTGGCTTTTTCGTGGTCGTCTTCGACATCCATCTGGTCGTCATCGGCCTCGACTTGACTCGCAAGTGACATCTTGTCATCTGCCGACTCGGACGCCATACGCTGGTTAGCCTGCTCTTGTTCGAGTTGTTCCAGTACCATGTCGTCATAGAAATCCTCGAGTTCCCTGTCGAAGTCCCCGGAGGGCACATCGTCAGCCACGTCAATTTCGTCATTCTCATCTTCCGAAGGGATATAATCAGCATCGTGTTCATGCTCGGGTTCATCATCAACGTCGAATTGGCTGGCCGACTCGGCAGCAGTGACATCTGGCCGCTCAAGTTCCGATTTGGCTGCGGCATCTGACTGGTCGACCTTTGGTTCAATCTCCTCGGCTTCGTTTGTAGCAGTAGCAGCCGGCTCTTCAGCCTCGGATTCCTTATCTTCCGACTCTGAAGCGGCAGCCTTCTCGGGAGAGGCGGCCACCGGTTCAGCCTCGGATGCCTTATCCTCCGACTCTgaaacagcagcaaccttGGGCGGTTCAATCTCAAGTTCAGACTCGGAACCAGACACCTCGTCCGTGTCTTCAGGTGCCGACATGACAAAGGAGTCTTCCTTGTCGCCATGCTCATCAGCGGGTGCGCGTGCTTGCTCGTCGTGCCCATCAGCTTGGTGAACAGCAAAGTCAACCACATGGGTCTGGCCACCAGCAACCGCAGGGGCCTCGTCTTCGGCCTCGTTGGCTGCTTCCTTGGGCTTCGAAACCTCACACTTGAGCGCTGTAGCCTCATGCTCGTCATCCGAAGCCTCATCTCTGGCTGAAGGCCCATCCCTTGGTTGTGGCGCTTCATCTCCACGGCCCGAGGTTTCCTCTTCAGgctcttcatcttcgtcggAAGCCCCTTCCGCCGTGTGGTCTTCAGcttcgtcttcatcttcatcttcatctccaacagaagcttcctccacctcgagaTCTCCAACTTCGTCTTCAGATGCTGATTCATACTCCACTCCagcccctccaacctccgagacctcctcttcagcatccggcatctcctcctcagaatCATagacatcctcctcaagctcccgatcctcctcctcagatccctcctcgtcctcttcagAGTCCTTAGCTGCTTCAGATGCCTTAGCTGCTTCAGATGCCTTAGCTGCTTCAGATGCCTTAGCTGCTTCAGATGCCTTAGCTTCCTCAGattcctcaacctcctcagaAAGACCCGGATCAACCTGATCAGAACCAATCCCCGGGCTCTTACGAGTCTCCTGCGTCGGTTCAGCAGCCGGAGGTGCCTTGGGCGCAGGCATAGAcacgtcatcatcctcagaGTCCGAAAGCAAGCTAATCACCATCGGCCCCTTCGGATTCGCCTGCGGCAGCACCCTCCCAGTATAAACTGGCTTAGCCGCCGGAGCCTCCTCATAATCATCATactcatccccctcctcctcctcatcatactcctcttcatcgtcctcctcctggtCCTCAGACAAATCATTGAATCCCTTAAACTCAGACTCATCCAACACCCCAGCATCACCATACCGATCAACAATCTCCTGAtgaacctcctcttcctgttcAGATagaccctcatcatcatccgagGGCTCAACGTAGTTTCGCTGGTCGTAATCGCCTTCTTCGATGGGCTCACCATACGCGTACTCATCTTGGACGGCATCTtgatcctcctcatcgtctaCACCAACGGCGTCTTCCTCAAGTGagtcatcaccctctccataGCCACGAGCTTCCTGAGTAGCAAGTCCACCATCCGCAAACTGGCCTTGCAACCCGCCATGCCCATAGCTAGCAAACCCATCCGGCAATGTGTTAGGAGTAACATGAGCAGCGTGGAGAGCCGCATCGCCAGGAGGCATCCGGGTGCCCTCCTCCAGAGCGTCATCACCAAAGTGGCCGCCCTCGGTTTGGTTATAGCGCGGGGACTCTGTAGTAACCGTCCACTGATTGTTATCAAAGTTCTCCGCCATGGGAGGCTGTTGAATGGGCAGGTCTTGAGTGTCGGCCGACGCAAAATAGTTGTTGATATGCACACCAGACGGCGCGTCATCAAGATACGAATCAGGATATGCCTCGTTCTTATCAAAGCCAGTGGCCCCATGGAAATGTTGATCGTGAGCATCCGGAGTGGGTGCGGTATGTGGAATGTGAGAAAACCCGAATCTAACTTGGTCTGCTATGCTTGAAGGTGATTGGATCCGGGCGGGCGGGCCAGTGCCAAACATGGAGAAACCAGGAGTCTTGGGGGTGCCAAAAAGTGAGCTACTAGCAAACGTATCCGTGGCAGGCTTTTGGGCGGCATCAAGTTTGGGCATGTCCGTGTTGGCATTGGCAGCCGGGGGACTGGATCGGCTTTCAGTGGGCTTTCCAGAAGCCTGGTCATGTTGGGGGGTAGCAGGGGGCAATTCTGGCATCGTGAGAGCTGGCTGCTCCTGAGCAACAGGTGACCTTTTCTCCTGCTGAGCTTGGGAAAGCCTGGGTTGCTCCTCGGAAGCCGGAGACTTCTGTGCCTGCTGCGCATGAGCAAGCGCTGCTTGGCTAAGCACGTCCATGGCGCTCTCTGTACGCACTGGGGGTGTCCGCACTGGCTTTGTCCGTACCGGCTCCGTCTCCATCGGCTCCGTTTGCGCTGCTTCGACCCGTGTTGACTCGGGCTGTACTGGCTCTGTTTGCACCGCCTCGTCCGTGGGCTCGGTCATTTCAATATCGACTGTCTGGACTCCCTCATCCAGCATTTCCTTTTGTGGCGAAGGCTGCGGGGACGTTTTCTCGGTCACATCTTCGTCCATAGACTCCTCAGCCGGTGACTGAGGTTCAGGACTAGGTGACTGGCTGGTATAGCGCCACGCACTGCTGTCGCGGCCAAACCGAGTTCGTTTGCGACCCTTGCCCTTGACTCCTCCGTCTTCCTCGAAAGGGTCAAACCCATCCTCGAACAGCGCACCGTACGACAGTCGCTGCCGTTTGATGAGTGCTGGGGATGCATATTCGTTCTCGGCAACTTCGAAAAATTTGCGGATTGTAGGGACGTGTTCGGGTGGTTCTTCGGGCTCAGGTGTCGATAGTCGAGGTGCTGTCGCAGGCGGAGCCGGGGGTCGAGGCGAGGCCTCGGTCTCGAGTTCGGGATGGTCGATGTTCAAGTGTCTGAGCTGGTTTGTTTCGCCAGATTTTATCTATAGAAAGCTGTTAGATGGGTTGTGAGTCGGCGAGCAAGCGTCATGACCGCACCTGCAAGACAAACTTCTCGTCGAACTGCAATTGCCATTCCACTCTGGAGCCAGGGATGCCGCCTGGCGATGTGTCCTTTGTCCATGTTACTTCCTCTAGAGAGAAGAGTAGCTCATCACCAGCTCCTAGACCACATTTTGAAAGAATCCTTGCGCTGGGACCATGGAGCTCGATGCGAACTTGACCTCGAGCACGACGCAGTCGTACATCGGGCTCTGCCAGCAAGAAAGCAAAGGTCTCGGTGACCGAGTTGTAGGGCCAGGTAATGCCAACTTCGCCTCGCACGGTTCGCGATGGTTGATCTGGCAAATCGGGGCCAAGCTGGGCAATGGGTGTTGCGAGTTTGGTCGCCAAAAGCGCAGCGACGTTTCCGTCTTCAGCCATCTCCATGTTGGATAGAGCACTGTGTCGATGATGTGAACGCGGTCGGGTTCAAATTACTGAGAGCGCGTCATTTCCGGGTAAGCCAGGAGGTACGGGGAGACATGTAAAGAAGTTGCAATGTTTTGGCGACGGTTGATGAACAGAGGCAAGTTGTGCAGCCTCACAaagctgctgctcttggGTTGCGTTGCTCTTTGGGAGAGCTCCTTCAACTTTCTTGAGGTTCTGTCGCGCGAATGACGGCAGCGGGAAACCAGTGACGTTTCCATTGGTAGGTTCCAGCCTTGGAGAAGCTTTACAGTGGGTCCTGCCTGGGAGCTTGCAGCTGAGGCATGTTCCACCGCCTGAAAACGGAAGGCGGTATCATCTTGAGAGCCTTGGCAGTTTCGGGAGCTTTAGGCCAGCCTGTAATTTCGTATTCGAAGCACGTAATCGGTGTATGCAATGGTAACGACTTGATGATCAGTCCATGAATGGGTTCGACTGACAACCACCTCTCTTTTTCCCTCAAGTTTGTATACTTTGTTTTCAAGAATCTTTTGACGCCGAAGATTCCGTCTATCTATCCTATTCGACTTCTGAGCCACAGATCCTCTCCAACATGGGCTTCGAAACAGTATTAGGCCAAACGCCATTCGGTATTCACAGAATCGCAATCATCGGCGCTGGCCCATGCGGTCTTGCTGCGGCCAAGTATTTGGTGGCTCAAAAAGTCTTTGAAAAGATCGATATCTATGAGCAGCAATCAGAAGTTGGAGGCGTCTGGAAGTATAGCGCAAAGCCGGCGGAGAACCGTCGTGTGCCCCAAGTGAACCCCGAATGCCCGCCAGACCCCCCTTTGGAGCCTGGAGATGGCAATGACGATAAGGGACCAGTTTTTCCCTCGCCCATGTACAAACTACTTCACACAAACATTCCACGAGGTTTAATGCCTTTTACGGACTTTCCTTTCTCAGATGatctcctcatcttcccctcTCGCGATGACGTACAGGACTATCTGGTTCAGTACTCCCAGGACATAAGGCACCTCATCAGTTTCTCTACCGAGGTCAAAGATGTTCGTCTGAGAACAGATGCCAAGGGAAAGGATCAGTGGGACGTGGATGTGTTATCGCTACGAACGGGCGAGCTTACGACCGCAACATatgatgctgttgttgtcgcATCTGGTCATTATTCTATCATTTATATCCCCGACATGAAGGGGATATCCGAGTTCAACAGCACACACCCCGATATAATTTCTCACTCCAAATACTACCGCACTCCCGAACCATTCAGGAACAAAAAGGTCATCGTGGTGGGCAACGCTGCCTCGGGCTTGGATATTGCCTCGCAAATCAGCCAAGTCTCGCAACAACCATTACTCTTATCGGTGCGgacaccaaccccagcgGCCAACCTTGAATGGACCGGGGCCGAGGAAGTCCCAGAAATTGAAGAGTTTCTCGTGGCAGACAGAGCTGTCCGATTAAAAGAGGGCAGGGTTGAGAAGGATATTGATGCCATCGTCTTCGCAACGGGCTACCTCtactccttcccctttctcACCTCACTACAACCACCGTTGGTGACGGATGGGCGTCGAGTCAGGGGGCTCTATAAACATCTCTTTCACATTGAACACCCAACATTGGTGTTCCCAGGACTGCCTATAAAGGTGGTACCATTCCCCGTCTCACAAAGCCAAGCAGCCACCTTCTCACGGGTGTGGGCGAACCTGCTGCCCTTACCATCAGTGGATGATATGAAACGttgggaggacgaggaagctGAAAAGAAAGGTTCCAAGTATCACGTCTGGCCAGTGGGCGCGGATTCAGAGTACATCAACTCGGTCTATGACTGGATCACCGAAGCCGGCATTCCAGGCAAGGAGCCACCTCGATGGGACGAGGAGCAGTGCTGGCAGAGAACCATCCACATGAAGGCCAAATTAAGGTTTGAATTGGAGGGTCGCAAGGCAAAGACTCTCAAAGAGCTCGGTTTTGACTATGAGCCGGAGCAGAAAGATGACTCGGGGCCGTTGTTGCTTTGAGACACGGCCCCGCCCCGAATGTCTCACTCAGCACGCCCTTTCTCAAATCTAACCGGTCGCCGATTCAGTGGGACCGGGTCAGACACCGAAGTGCAACGCAAAAGCCGGATGGCGATTCAGAACACCATCAAAATATCATCACCATGATCGGTAGATAATAGCCGGAAGTTAGAAAGAGCATTTGGGGGCGGGCTCTGGCATAGATATTCTCCGCCTCTCTCATCCGACCCCTGCGACCAAACCCCACAGTGAGTTTCCGCCGAAGCGGTAGCCCTGGAGGTGTGCCCGGCAGGGGTTACAACAGCGCGTTGGGGCGCTGGAAGAGGCGTTCCCGATCCCGAGAAAGGGACAAAGTCGCATCGCATTGCTTGATCTGATGTGGCTAATCGTGGTATATTTGTAAGCATATTATCGATTATTGAACCAGACTTGGTTGAATCCTTCGTGCCTTCTCCAATTATCAGTCTCTGATAAGATTTCATCTTGCTCATAACCGTTCTCATCTTCTCATCTTACTGAACCGGTAGTTGTTCATCGATCTTGTTCAACTGTTGCAATGGCGTCGTTGTCTTATCGTGACGATAGCCGTCAAGGTGCTGGCAGTCTAAGTGACGACGATGATAAGCCACTGCCTCTCGATTTCGCCCACCACTACTCTGACACCACCAAAAGCCGGAATGCCAGTAAGATCAAGGCAATCTACAAGTTCTTTCAGATACCTGGCATTCTGAACATTGCTGGTGGTATGTATTCTATCATGTCTCCTCTTGTTAATAATCGTGATACTCAACTGCACCGCCAGGTCTCCCCAATGCCCAGTTCTTCCCCTACGACACCTTGGAGGCACAGGCAGCCAAACCTGAGAGATGGTCTCCTTCCTCCGGGTCATCAAACCCTTCAGCACCTaaccacatcaccatcccccatGATGATTCCACTCAGAAGgacctcctccaaaagatCGACCTAGCCACCGCCCTGCAGTACGGCATGGCCCAAGGctacccccccctcctcggctGGATCAGACAGTTCACCCGcgaccacctccaccccggCGTCCCCTACAAAGGTGGCCCCGAAGTAGTCCTCACCTGCGGCTCAACTGACGGGTTTGCCAAagccctcaacctcttcgTCACCCCCTGGAGAACCACCGACCCCATCTCATCCCGTCCCGGCCTTCTCTGCGAAACCTACGTCtacaccaacatcaccaaccaagcCACCCCCCTCGGCGTCCAAATGGTGCCCGTCAAAACCGACGAATCCGGGATGGCAGTCTCTGGTCCGGGGGGTTTAGAAGACGTCCTCGCAAACTGGGACAGCAGCAAGGGGAAACGCCCTCACTTGATGTATACCGTCACCCTAGGCCACAACCCAACCGGTATCCTCCTCTCGGTCGAGCGCAAGAAGGAAATCTACGCCATCTGCAGCAAATATGACGTGATAATCATCGAAGATGAGCCCTACTGGTACCTCCAATTCCCCGAAGCGAGCTCTCTCGAGGCCGAATCCCGTGGCctgcctccccctcctcgctccTCCCTTTCCACAGTCACCACTCCATCCTCCggcttccccttcctcgacTCCCTAACCCCatccttcacccccctcgaCACCGACGGCCGTGTCGTCCGCCTAGACACCTTCTCAAAAACAGTAGCCCCAGGCTGCCGTCTGGGCTGGATAACCGCCCAACCTGCCCTCATCGAGCGATTCGAACGAATAACCGAAGCGAcaacccaacaaccctccGGCTTCGTCCAAGCTCTAATCTCCAAACTGTTgatctccccctctcccaccccctcccccaccccatccttctccctcttctcccaccgcccccccccctcccaaccgtCAGGCTGGCAACCGTCCGGCTTCGTAACCTGGCTCTCCGGCCTCCGCACCCGCTACCAGACCCGCATGGCAAGAATGTGCACCATCCTCGACTCCGGCTccgtcctcatcaccacccccccaacccgcTCCCACTCATGGGctgtggtgaagaaggtaAAGTTATACGACTTTTCGTGGCCGAGAGCGGGCATGTTCATCTGGTTGAGGATGCACTTCTTTTCACATCCTTTGTTCCCCGTTTTCAAGTCTGCCTTGTCAACCGCGTTGATGGTCTGGCTTACGGGGGGGGACTACAAGGTCTTGGTCACGACGGGGGCAATCTTCGCTGCGAATGACGAGATCAAGGAGAGGGAAGGGTGGGAGTACTTCAGGCTTTGTTttgctgccgaggaggaggagaatgtCGAGTTGGCTGCCGAGAggtttgtggagggggtgaaggcgttttgggaggtgagggatcATGAGGTTATCAAGaagctgctggaggaggtgaagagtGACGACGAGGTGGTCGGGGAGCaagaggggttggtgaatcTGGCTGGGTTCATGGGGTGTTAAAGATACTAGGGATAGATGTTGGGGAGGCAATGTAACAATGGTATCGAATTTTTATGTAAAAGAAATACTTCCTGGTCTGATAGGACAGACTCTATGGTTTCTTCTCTTccgcttttttttcttcacctCTGCCCCCAGTCCTATACTTGGCCGGAATTATCGGCGGCCCCAACGCCTTCCTGATCTCGTCAAACTCGGCGACTCCATTCTTCCACTTGCCCTTCTTGACTCTGTTCTTCCCCCGCACGTCATACTCACCCAAAAACTCGTCCAGCATGCTGTCAAAGTCTTGCCTGGTGGTTCCCTGGACAGTCGACATGGTGGACACGGCCGACACAGACGCCaaatcgtcctcgtcatagttgtactcctcctcgagcttctcAAACCTTCTATCCAAGATGTTGAGCTGCTCTGTCCGGTATATCGACGAAGAAGTCATCGAGTAGGTCGACGGGTTCGTCAACGcgcccttcctcttcttttgccTCCCGCCATTGGTAGTGGTGGTCCAAATCGACGACTGAATCTCCGACGGCGTAgccccccacccaaccgcCTTCTTTTTCGGGGCCGCGGCACCAGACTTCTGATCATCCTTAAACTTCTTAAACTCTCCCATCCAGTCATCCGACGGTCCTTCTTGATCACCTTCCCTGGAAGTATCAACCAGCTCCGGCACCTGATCCTCCTCTTGACtccgctgctgcttcttctgcGCCGGCCCAGCCTTAACCGTACAATCCGACTCCcacccctcatcctcatcctcatcctcctcccaaacat encodes the following:
- a CDS encoding uncharacterized protein (EggNog:ENOG503P0AS; COG:S) is translated as MEMAEDGNVAALLATKLATPIAQLGPDLPDQPSRTVRGEVGITWPYNSVTETFAFLLAEPDVRLRRARGQVRIELHGPSARILSKCGLGAGDELLFSLEEVTWTKDTSPGGIPGSRVEWQLQFDEKFVLQIKSGETNQLRHLNIDHPELETEASPRPPAPPATAPRLSTPEPEEPPEHVPTIRKFFEVAENEYASPALIKRQRLSYGALFEDGFDPFEEDGGVKGKGRKRTRFGRDSSAWRYTSQSPSPEPQSPAEESMDEDVTEKTSPQPSPQKEMLDEGVQTVDIEMTEPTDEAVQTEPVQPESTRVEAAQTEPMETEPVRTKPVRTPPVRTESAMDVLSQAALAHAQQAQKSPASEEQPRLSQAQQEKRSPVAQEQPALTMPELPPATPQHDQASGKPTESRSSPPAANANTDMPKLDAAQKPATDTFASSSLFGTPKTPGFSMFGTGPPARIQSPSSIADQVRFGFSHIPHTAPTPDAHDQHFHGATGFDKNEAYPDSYLDDAPSGVHINNYFASADTQDLPIQQPPMAENFDNNQWTVTTESPRYNQTEGGHFGDDALEEGTRMPPGDAALHAAHVTPNTLPDGFASYGHGGLQGQFADGGLATQEARGYGEGDDSLEEDAVGVDDEEDQDAVQDEYAYGEPIEEGDYDQRNYVEPSDDDEGLSEQEEEVHQEIVDRYGDAGVLDESEFKGFNDLSEDQEEDDEEEYDEEEEGDEYDDYEEAPAAKPVYTGRVLPQANPKGPMVISLLSDSEDDDVSMPAPKAPPAAEPTQETRKSPGIGSDQVDPGLSEEVEESEEAKASEAAKDSEEDEEGSEEEDRELEEDVYDSEEEMPDAEEEVSEVGGAGVEYESASEDEVGDLEVEEASVGDEDEDEDEAEDHTAEGASDEDEEPEEETSGRGDEAPQPRDGPSARDEASDDEHEATALKCEVSKPKEAANEAEDEAPAVAGGQTHVVDFAVHQADGHDEQARAPADEHGDKEDSFVMSAPEDTDEVSGSESELEIEPPKVAAVSESEDKASEAEPVAASPEKAAASESEDKESEAEEPAATATNEAEEIEPKVDQSDAAAKSELERPDVTAAESASQFDVDDEPEHEHDADYIPSEDENDEIDVADDVPSGDFDRELEDFYDDMVLEQLEQEQANQRMASESADDKMSLASQVEADDDQMDVEDDHEKASTAEPMSVVDDDVDVDMLDAGTPHFESPMEAETPRAEVESSMIITEVIEEVVEETVIMEVTTEILVEDAAMDQEATEEAQEEVLEDTQQQEDTDAVEEVHLEPVKEAEEEVPVPVVDEEKPAVVSLESVEGATAPANNEAMGKEVPASPPLTNSFASQKKLSPFAQGFQEAMRETELPPTPLQSMVQAEPEDHDVEEEQETQQADAGVILEQPGNNSAGSPDLSFNAGESDAEEVASVLSAPVRKAAATRASNRNKNKKKAVRGKSAQLELSEPPTQTRAVYKSAEEEITVQTPSSQEHMSPQPEMAASSSSSPDVSVKLAQQSVAARRSKRGQPQPQEPQPTRISPRLARRRSNSLQSSNQDAEEEPKGSFNLPSNRDLSVLLARGALASPSKGDVSVGLAKDALNSPSKTKSASPLVDDNNTSTAALKADLTKRLRQEFPDCINLTSLKYHVDEHPVVAAIVTSEPTTPVRAKKGPREYVMSFHITDPSIAPGSVVEVQLYRPHKESLPVVRVGDAVLLQRLQVKSISKKGFGLRSGEESSWAVFDADEGAPQVKGAPVEGWEGYRGYMTGLRGWWRSLDSGARGRVERADRKMREAK
- the FMO1 gene encoding monooxygenase (COG:Q; EggNog:ENOG503NWM1) — its product is MGFETVLGQTPFGIHRIAIIGAGPCGLAAAKYLVAQKVFEKIDIYEQQSEVGGVWKYSAKPAENRRVPQVNPECPPDPPLEPGDGNDDKGPVFPSPMYKLLHTNIPRGLMPFTDFPFSDDLLIFPSRDDVQDYLVQYSQDIRHLISFSTEVKDVRLRTDAKGKDQWDVDVLSLRTGELTTATYDAVVVASGHYSIIYIPDMKGISEFNSTHPDIISHSKYYRTPEPFRNKKVIVVGNAASGLDIASQISQVSQQPLLLSVRTPTPAANLEWTGAEEVPEIEEFLVADRAVRLKEGRVEKDIDAIVFATGYLYSFPFLTSLQPPLVTDGRRVRGLYKHLFHIEHPTLVFPGLPIKVVPFPVSQSQAATFSRVWANLLPLPSVDDMKRWEDEEAEKKGSKYHVWPVGADSEYINSVYDWITEAGIPGKEPPRWDEEQCWQRTIHMKAKLRFELEGRKAKTLKELGFDYEPEQKDDSGPLLL
- a CDS encoding uncharacterized protein (EggNog:ENOG503NU3Z; COG:E), with protein sequence MASLSYRDDSRQGAGSLSDDDDKPLPLDFAHHYSDTTKSRNASKIKAIYKFFQIPGILNIAGGLPNAQFFPYDTLEAQAAKPERWSPSSGSSNPSAPNHITIPHDDSTQKDLLQKIDLATALQYGMAQGYPPLLGWIRQFTRDHLHPGVPYKGGPEVVLTCGSTDGFAKALNLFVTPWRTTDPISSRPGLLCETYVYTNITNQATPLGVQMVPVKTDESGMAVSGPGGLEDVLANWDSSKGKRPHLMYTVTLGHNPTGILLSVERKKEIYAICSKYDVIIIEDEPYWYLQFPEASSLEAESRGLPPPPRSSLSTVTTPSSGFPFLDSLTPSFTPLDTDGRVVRLDTFSKTVAPGCRLGWITAQPALIERFERITEATTQQPSGFVQALISKLLISPSPTPSPTPSFSLFSHRPPPSQPSGWQPSGFVTWLSGLRTRYQTRMARMCTILDSGSVLITTPPTRSHSWAVVKKVKLYDFSWPRAGMFIWLRMHFFSHPLFPVFKSALSTALMVWLTGGDYKVLVTTGAIFAANDEIKEREGWEYFRLCFAAEEEENVELAAERFVEGVKAFWEVRDHEVIKKLLEEVKSDDEVVGEQEGLVNLAGFMGC
- the LTV1 gene encoding Protein ltv1 (COG:S; EggNog:ENOG503P01A; BUSCO:EOG09262VVF), with the translated sequence MGKGKWIDKKTATHFTLVYRPQNDPLIHDDTAPSMVLAPSAPSKNSKSKGLSDLASELGSDAASIRDNEGEAANYGVYYDDTEYDYMQHLRDLGTGAGEAVFVEAPSLQKSKGKQKMNLSEALAKMDLEHKSEGLLDEEILPSKNLQRLTYQAQQDVPDSIAGFQPDMDPRLREVLEALEDEAYVDEEGGEDVLKGLVEGDAEELDELRDVWEEDEDEDEGWESDCTVKAGPAQKKQQRSQEEDQVPELVDTSREGDQEGPSDDWMGEFKKFKDDQKSGAAAPKKKAVGWGATPSEIQSSIWTTTTNGGRQKKRKGALTNPSTYSMTSSSIYRTEQLNILDRRFEKLEEEYNYDEDDLASVSAVSTMSTVQGTTRQDFDSMLDEFLGEYDVRGKNRVKKGKWKNGVAEFDEIRKALGPPIIPAKYRTGGRGEEKKAEEKKP